The stretch of DNA CCAGTTATTTTCATACGAGGAATCTGAGGGTGGACAGAACAAactataaaaaagaagaaacttcaAGACGACATTTCTTTATAAACATTTGACAATCTTTCTTCGAACGTTTGATGCTAATTTgacgattttcctttaattaagatgattcttttttttaataattgatgttttttaaatctgttttaaggtttaaatttttttttaaactttcgaTGTTGCCTAcacgtttgaagttttttttttataaaattctgaaCGATGTCCTGAAAATCGCTCTTTGtttctaagttttctttctctttgctAATGTAAAATTCATTGTAGGTAATATATTCCCTTTCTTCCTAGCCTCTGAGGAAGGCACTGACTTatgccgaaagctttggcagAATTATCTCTTTTCATTATCTCAcctttcctttattttttataataatttttcaagtattatccatgaaaatattttattttacctctaaaaaaatctagacatcctgaatttttgggagatgtTCAGAAACTCAATAAAATCGACCCTGGATTTTCCTTACGAACCTCtcaaaaattaggaaaaaataatttcaaacaatttaagaaatctccgaagcttttaaatttttccatgtACCGCTGCAACTACGTTAGAATagtgataaattaattataaaataaagaagatccgtgagaaaatggaaaatatacgCGAATAGACAATGAATGACGTACTCTTCTCATGCTTTCTAACTCCTCAAATCAAGCTTTGCGGAAAAATCGATGGAAATatcaatttcaaggatttcctCAATGCAATGCAAGAACGTCGTCGTCTCTGCTCAGCACGTGATTCACGCGTTTCGTTCGACTTGTTCACGATTCAATTCCACACGAGATGATGTCCCTGAAGGAGTCCTTGTGTGTGCGCAAAGAGAAGAATCCTTCGGAAATTCGTATCAAAactaattctttatttatacaattttagttaaaattgatttaagttTGAGATGGGATGGCGAGCAGTCGAGTTGCTCCTGTCCATgagataaaactttaattttgagattatAATTCACTTTTCCTGGAAGCGCAGAATACGCGTCAGCATGGTGGTAATACAGGGAATTTGCTTTTGTTGGTGCATTGCCTCACAATCGGGGGTGTTGGATTCAAAATCAAGCGCCACACGTTGGCAGACGAACGTTAGGAGCGTGAGGAGATCATACTTCGTTCCACTGGTGGCGAGCTCAGAGCACAGCGACTGAATGAACCAGGACCCTTTGGTGGTATTGCGCCACGAATAGAACCCCGGAATGGTGGAGTAGGCAATGAGGAAGTCAGCATGCGTTGGGATGCGGTAGGACATGCTGGAGACACTTCCGGAATCCGTTTCAGTGCGCTGAAGGAGCGTCACACCACCATCCAGGCGATCCCCCTGGCACGCCTGAATGAAGAAGAGTTTGGGCTTCCCGGCAAGTGTGGGGCATCGATCAGCCGTGAAGAATGACCAAATTGAGTCGAGATTGTAATTCTGGTCGCGTGCATAGATACTCCCGAATTCCCCGTGCGAAAGGATTGCAATGAGAATGCAATCTTCATCCGTATGATCAGCCTTAGCGAGCTTCTCAATTTTCGCATGAATCTCCTTGAACATGTAATCCTTGCAAATCTCCACGCTAAAGTGCAGCTTCTTCAGGCAATTGGCGAGATTCTCAGCATCAACATTTGTCCCAGCTCGGGGTTTAAGTGTTTGATTCGTGAAGGTTTCATGGTTAAAAATCACAGCCATTCCGCGCTTCTTGTGCTTCATGTTGTATTCCGATGCATACCGATCAACGGGCATCCATGCAGGGCCACTCTTTGTGTTATTCCTATAAGGAAAGgaacgaaaaaaaacgtcttgaaaagggatgaaaaaaaaattcctggaaGACCCTTGTTGGTCAAACAAAGAGCCTGGACAAACACGCGGGGATTTAGGAGTCACTCCACTGGGATACTCACTCGTGAACACCCCAGGCGTCACCCTCATCACCACCCACGGAATTTGAGTTGGCATAATCACGACTATGCTTATTATTTTCCATGATTTTACTGAATTTCCACAGGCAAACACAATTTTACGAAAAACCCCAAGCTCCAAGCCAATTAAATGCCACCACCAGCGCCTCTAGTGGTAATTTTCAAGGGCATGTTTCAATTCATCCTGCAGAGGGCGTAAACATACGCCTCATATGTTttaattgaggttatgtttgactaaaaaaataatgaatttggTGAAGAACTTTCTCAAAATTGCCGGGAATTTGCAATCCCGAGCCCCCATACATTGTTCAGCTGTTCTGGGGAGCTACAACTATGGCCCAAGGAAGTTTGAACAGTACAACAAAACAATCTTCCCTCCGGAAGAAGGTGTTGTCCGGCCTGCTGTAAGTACCCTGAAAAGAAGTACTTTTAGCCATCCCCGAGAGGCTctaaaaaactaataaatctCAATGTCTTCTCAGTATGTTTGTCACGTGAAGAAGAACATCCGGTACAGCCCAACAAAGATGTGGTATGTGGCATGTTTGGTACGTGGAATGTCTGTGGATGAGGCTGTCCGGCAGTTGAGCTTTGTCCTCAAGAAGGGCGCAAAGGACGTCAAAGAAGCCATCCTGGAGGCACAGCAGATGGCTGTAGAGCAGCACAATGTTGAATTCCGGAGTAATCTCTGGGTAGCTGAGAGTTTTGTCGGCAAAGGGAAGTACTTCAAGGGGATTCGGCGACATGCCCGGAAGCGCATGGGGGAGGTCGAATACAAACACTGCCACTACTTTGTACGCCTGGAGGAGGGTCCCCCACCGGAGAACTACTACCCCGCCCCATTGAACCCCGAACAGCAGCTCGACAAATGGATGGAGCAGATCAGACGAAGAAAGATCACCGGATCTCTGTAGTTATttacgtaaaacacattttttgtaaaaaaaaaacaataaattaataaaatagttaATTACACAAAATCCTAAATATGCCCCTTTAGTGTTAGCCTAACGCCGGAAAttgggagatttttctctGATTCCGTATCAGTGGCTGATCCACTTCTATACTCCATGTGG from Lutzomyia longipalpis isolate SR_M1_2022 chromosome 4, ASM2433408v1 encodes:
- the LOC129795073 gene encoding caspase-like; amino-acid sequence: MENNKHSRDYANSNSVGGDEGDAWGVHENNTKSGPAWMPVDRYASEYNMKHKKRGMAVIFNHETFTNQTLKPRAGTNVDAENLANCLKKLHFSVEICKDYMFKEIHAKIEKLAKADHTDEDCILIAILSHGEFGSIYARDQNYNLDSIWSFFTADRCPTLAGKPKLFFIQACQGDRLDGGVTLLQRTETDSGSVSSMSYRIPTHADFLIAYSTIPGFYSWRNTTKGSWFIQSLCSELATSGTKYDLLTLLTFVCQRVALDFESNTPDCEAMHQQKQIPCITTMLTRILRFQEK
- the LOC129795095 gene encoding 39S ribosomal protein L22, mitochondrial; translation: MNLVKNFLKIAGNLQSRAPIHCSAVLGSYNYGPRKFEQYNKTIFPPEEGVVRPAYVCHVKKNIRYSPTKMWYVACLVRGMSVDEAVRQLSFVLKKGAKDVKEAILEAQQMAVEQHNVEFRSNLWVAESFVGKGKYFKGIRRHARKRMGEVEYKHCHYFVRLEEGPPPENYYPAPLNPEQQLDKWMEQIRRRKITGSL